From the Flavimarina sp. Hel_I_48 genome, one window contains:
- a CDS encoding exopolysaccharide biosynthesis polyprenyl glycosylphosphotransferase has translation MASRAGRYSYLLRPLLLGVDLSVLLAATFLISLPPDIRPVLSVYIIASWFITAVGNAFYQVYRFTTLLKLIYLLLRQFILFTVVIFAFYGLIKEISIQLFEIFEYILTCLITISFIKIGIFNLLKKYRIFFGQNKRRVIILGKNAKTQRLKGFFEKNPAYGYELIQTIDLKRKEISLTEIKEFVLNNKIDELYCSIAELKNDQLAELVNFAENNLKTLKFIPDSKNIFTKKIEYQYYGITPIISLRSLPAEKPVNQFLKRFLDFIMALLVIVCILSWLVPIIALFIIAESKGPVFFKQKRNGLDGKEFYCFKFRSMYVNERAHSKLVSKNDIRITTVGRFLRKTSIDELPQFVNVLLGDMSVVGPRPHMVSITHLYAAKVDKFMVRHLVKPGITGLAQVSGYRGEMETENDIKNRVRFDIFYIENWSVLMDLRIIAKTMVKSLEGDSRAY, from the coding sequence ATGGCATCCCGAGCCGGCAGATATTCTTATTTACTTAGACCATTGTTACTGGGCGTAGACTTAAGTGTTTTACTGGCAGCAACATTCTTAATATCACTGCCTCCTGACATTCGGCCAGTGTTATCGGTTTATATAATTGCAAGCTGGTTTATAACGGCAGTCGGTAATGCGTTTTATCAAGTATACAGATTTACAACGCTCTTAAAACTCATCTATTTACTACTAAGACAGTTTATCCTTTTTACTGTTGTCATTTTTGCGTTTTATGGCCTGATCAAAGAGATTAGTATTCAGCTTTTTGAGATCTTTGAATATATCCTTACTTGCCTCATCACTATTTCCTTTATTAAAATAGGTATTTTCAACCTGTTGAAGAAGTATAGAATTTTTTTCGGTCAAAATAAACGGCGGGTCATTATCTTAGGAAAAAATGCAAAGACACAGCGCTTAAAAGGATTTTTTGAAAAAAATCCCGCATACGGTTATGAACTGATACAAACAATTGACCTTAAAAGAAAAGAAATAAGCCTGACTGAAATAAAAGAATTTGTCTTGAACAATAAGATAGATGAGCTTTATTGTTCTATCGCTGAACTTAAAAATGACCAACTTGCAGAACTCGTAAATTTTGCCGAAAACAACCTGAAAACCTTAAAATTTATACCAGACAGTAAAAATATTTTCACAAAAAAAATCGAGTATCAATATTATGGGATCACGCCCATCATTTCCCTGCGTTCCCTCCCTGCCGAAAAACCCGTGAACCAGTTTTTAAAACGGTTTTTGGACTTCATTATGGCGCTTCTTGTAATCGTTTGTATCCTTTCCTGGCTGGTTCCTATAATTGCCCTTTTTATAATAGCAGAATCTAAAGGCCCTGTTTTCTTCAAACAAAAACGCAATGGTCTGGACGGCAAAGAATTTTACTGCTTTAAATTCAGGTCAATGTACGTCAATGAACGGGCGCATTCTAAACTGGTCAGTAAAAATGATATACGCATAACAACCGTGGGTCGTTTTCTGCGGAAGACCAGCATAGACGAACTTCCACAATTTGTAAATGTGCTGCTGGGTGATATGTCTGTCGTGGGACCACGGCCTCATATGGTAAGCATTACGCATTTATATGCCGCAAAAGTTGATAAATTCATGGTGCGCCATCTTGTAAAACCCGGTATTACCGGCCTTGCCCAGGTAAGTGGTTACCGCGGTGAGATGGAAACCGAGAACGATATTAAAAACCGGGTTCGTTTTGATATATTTTATATTGAAAACTGGTCTGTACTCATGGATCTGCGTATTATCGCAAAAACCATGGTAAAATCCTTAGAAGGTGATTCGCGTGCTTATTAA
- a CDS encoding glycosyltransferase family 2 protein, with protein MVSIITPFFNAEKFLAESIESVLSQTYINWELLLIDDCSTDDSSVIAFSYAQMDARIKIITFTENKGAGIARNEGIKNASGNKIAFLDSDDRWKPQKLEVQLAFMERHSATVCYSSYALIKEDGTPLNIKIQALPILGYKKMLRANYIGNLTGIYDVQQLGKTFAPTLRKRQDWALWLDLVEKAGRAHGIQEVLAYYRVRKGSLSSIKWKMLRYNLDIYQKHLGYGFLKSHWFMLRFLGEQLLIKPLQTKKFKAKNKIV; from the coding sequence ATGGTCTCCATAATAACCCCTTTCTTTAATGCTGAAAAATTTCTTGCCGAAAGCATAGAAAGTGTACTGTCACAAACCTACATCAATTGGGAATTACTGCTTATTGACGATTGTTCTACAGATGATAGTTCGGTAATTGCGTTTTCGTACGCACAAATGGATGCTCGAATCAAAATCATCACTTTTACTGAAAATAAAGGTGCAGGCATTGCCAGGAATGAAGGTATAAAAAATGCCAGCGGAAATAAAATTGCCTTTTTAGATTCAGATGATCGCTGGAAACCTCAAAAACTAGAAGTTCAGCTTGCATTTATGGAACGGCACAGCGCAACGGTCTGTTACAGCAGCTATGCGCTGATAAAGGAAGATGGAACTCCGCTGAACATTAAAATTCAGGCTTTGCCCATTTTGGGTTATAAAAAAATGCTTCGGGCGAATTATATTGGGAATCTTACCGGGATATACGATGTACAACAACTGGGCAAAACCTTTGCCCCTACGTTGAGAAAACGTCAGGACTGGGCCTTGTGGCTTGATCTGGTAGAAAAAGCTGGCCGTGCTCATGGTATTCAAGAAGTGCTCGCTTATTACAGGGTTCGAAAAGGTTCCCTATCAAGTATTAAATGGAAAATGCTGAGGTATAATTTAGACATTTACCAGAAGCATTTAGGCTACGGCTTCTTAAAAAGCCATTGGTTTATGCTTCGGTTTTTAGGGGAACAATTGCTTATAAAACCGCTTCAGACCAAAAAATTCAAAGCAAAGAACAAAATTGTTTGA
- a CDS encoding phenylacetate--CoA ligase family protein produces the protein MNLFDLSLRLQGYPIDEARKELNRLEKQDAKAHKLYVAEKKLEIANYHLKNNPFYAGFTGFKSCENWAELPILTKSDLQQPLEKLLSAGYSKDKIYQGKTSGSSGEPFNFAKDKWCHALTWASFYASYASRDIDLSGDKQARFYGIPLRGKDRYTEKFKDLLGNRYRFPVFDTGSKQMENALKTFKNKPFGYINGYTSSILLFSKFLRDRQLVLKALCPTLKACIVTSEMLYERDRDLMEKQLGVPLINEYGASETGLIAFENEQKQLIIDHKLLFIEIVDEAGNVLPNGEKGQIVITALYNKAQPFIRYAIGDLGILNRDQKTGKLFLKELSGRSNDNVQLPSGKSIPGLAFYYVTKSAMETTSNVKEFVITQTSLSNFEITYVSDRPLDHKEELAVRKAMQDYLEPGLTTSILKVETLQRSKNGKLKQFCSLL, from the coding sequence TTGAATCTCTTTGATCTTAGTTTGCGCCTTCAAGGTTATCCCATTGATGAGGCCCGGAAAGAACTAAACCGGCTGGAAAAACAGGATGCCAAAGCGCATAAGCTTTATGTAGCCGAAAAAAAGCTTGAAATTGCCAATTATCACCTCAAAAACAACCCGTTTTACGCTGGTTTTACCGGTTTTAAATCCTGTGAAAATTGGGCCGAATTGCCCATTCTTACTAAAAGTGATCTGCAGCAACCGCTGGAAAAGCTACTTTCGGCAGGGTATTCCAAAGACAAAATCTATCAAGGTAAAACTTCAGGATCTTCAGGAGAACCTTTCAATTTTGCAAAAGACAAATGGTGCCATGCCCTGACCTGGGCTTCGTTTTATGCAAGCTATGCTTCCAGGGATATTGATCTTTCTGGCGATAAGCAGGCACGTTTTTATGGTATTCCGCTTCGCGGAAAAGACCGATATACAGAAAAATTTAAAGATCTGCTGGGCAACCGGTACCGTTTTCCTGTATTTGACACGGGTTCAAAACAAATGGAAAATGCCCTTAAAACGTTTAAAAACAAGCCTTTTGGCTATATAAATGGGTATACCAGCAGTATTTTACTGTTTTCTAAATTTTTACGGGATAGACAACTGGTTTTAAAAGCCCTTTGCCCTACGTTGAAAGCGTGTATTGTCACCAGTGAGATGCTTTATGAAAGAGACCGGGATTTAATGGAAAAACAGTTGGGCGTGCCTCTGATAAACGAATATGGTGCTTCAGAAACCGGTCTAATTGCCTTTGAAAATGAGCAAAAACAGCTAATTATTGACCATAAACTACTATTTATTGAAATCGTGGACGAAGCCGGAAATGTTTTGCCCAATGGCGAAAAGGGCCAAATTGTAATCACCGCGCTTTACAACAAAGCCCAGCCTTTTATACGTTATGCAATTGGTGATCTTGGGATATTGAACCGTGATCAAAAAACCGGGAAGTTGTTTTTAAAGGAACTGAGCGGAAGGAGCAACGACAATGTGCAACTGCCCAGTGGAAAATCAATTCCCGGACTGGCTTTTTATTATGTCACCAAGTCTGCCATGGAAACCACATCAAACGTGAAAGAATTTGTAATTACCCAGACTTCCCTATCCAACTTTGAAATCACGTATGTAAGTGATCGTCCCCTTGATCACAAAGAAGAACTCGCTGTTAGAAAAGCAATGCAGGATTATCTGGAACCTGGTCTTACAACTTCTATCCTTAAGGTTGAAACCTTACAGCGCAGCAAAAATGGAAAGCTCAAACAATTTTGTTCTTTGCTTTGA
- the purD gene encoding phosphoribosylamine--glycine ligase: protein MHILILGSGGREHTFAHKIAESSQCSKLFVAPGNAGTAAIATNYDLDPTDFDAVKEMVLEHEIDMLIVGPEAPLVKGIFDFFKDDAALQHVNVIGPSKRGALLEGSKERAKEFMGLYNIPTAAFNSFTEKSLEAGKMFLEKMKAPYVLKADGLAAGKGVVILNNLEAAKEELTQMLTHQKFGAASEKVVIEEFLDGIELSVFVLTDGENYITLPTAKDYKRIGEGDTGLNTGGMGAVSPVPFADDAFMQKVEERVIKPTIKGLKEEEIAYKGFIFIGLIKIDDDPYVIEYNVRMGDPETEVVLPRIKNDLIELFSKVGQQKVNEIELELDPRAAATVMLVAGGYPENYEKGKLMKGMENVQDALVFHAGTRLENKEVLTSGGRVMAVTALDADFRKALKKAYTEVEKISFEGMNFRKDIGFDL from the coding sequence ATGCACATACTTATATTAGGCTCAGGCGGCCGTGAACATACATTTGCCCATAAAATTGCTGAAAGCAGCCAATGCAGTAAACTTTTTGTAGCTCCTGGAAATGCCGGTACTGCTGCCATTGCCACGAATTACGATCTTGATCCCACAGATTTTGATGCGGTCAAAGAAATGGTTCTTGAACATGAAATTGATATGCTTATCGTAGGCCCAGAAGCACCACTTGTAAAAGGTATTTTTGATTTTTTCAAGGATGATGCAGCACTTCAGCATGTTAATGTGATAGGCCCGTCTAAACGTGGCGCCTTGCTAGAGGGCAGCAAAGAACGCGCTAAAGAATTTATGGGATTGTACAACATTCCTACAGCCGCGTTCAACAGCTTTACCGAAAAGAGCTTAGAAGCCGGTAAAATGTTTCTGGAAAAAATGAAAGCTCCTTATGTTTTAAAAGCTGACGGACTCGCTGCCGGCAAAGGGGTCGTCATTCTCAACAATCTGGAAGCTGCCAAGGAAGAACTGACCCAGATGCTCACGCATCAAAAATTCGGTGCAGCCAGTGAAAAAGTGGTGATAGAAGAATTTCTTGACGGTATAGAACTCAGCGTTTTTGTACTTACTGATGGTGAAAATTACATCACGTTACCTACCGCTAAGGATTACAAACGCATAGGTGAAGGTGATACAGGCCTAAATACGGGCGGTATGGGTGCTGTATCGCCAGTTCCATTTGCTGACGATGCATTTATGCAGAAAGTGGAAGAACGTGTCATAAAACCTACCATAAAAGGTCTCAAAGAAGAGGAAATCGCCTACAAAGGCTTCATTTTTATCGGTCTTATTAAAATTGATGATGATCCTTATGTGATTGAATATAACGTGCGTATGGGAGATCCTGAAACGGAAGTCGTACTGCCAAGGATCAAAAATGATCTGATCGAACTTTTCTCAAAAGTAGGTCAGCAAAAAGTGAATGAAATTGAACTGGAGCTTGATCCCAGAGCTGCCGCTACGGTTATGCTTGTGGCTGGAGGTTATCCTGAAAATTATGAAAAAGGGAAGCTCATGAAAGGTATGGAAAACGTGCAGGACGCACTGGTTTTTCATGCAGGCACCCGTTTAGAAAATAAAGAGGTACTTACTTCTGGCGGAAGGGTGATGGCCGTGACTGCACTTGATGCAGATTTTAGAAAGGCACTCAAAAAAGCATATACCGAAGTTGAAAAAATAAGCTTTGAAGGAATGAACTTCCGTAAGGATATAGGTTTCGACCTTTAA
- a CDS encoding DUF6341 family protein: MELKDFFYGIEDFFVNVAFAPLDWLRSFQLENWFLANSINWIFILIMAVAFSFWVFKLNLFQEDERDYYAESHRDSGKSIEFFVGKDHTASH, translated from the coding sequence ATGGAATTGAAAGATTTTTTTTACGGCATTGAAGATTTTTTTGTGAATGTTGCCTTTGCACCCCTAGACTGGTTGCGCTCCTTCCAGCTTGAAAATTGGTTTCTTGCAAATTCAATAAACTGGATCTTCATCCTTATTATGGCCGTTGCGTTTTCTTTTTGGGTATTTAAACTCAACTTGTTTCAAGAAGATGAGCGTGATTATTATGCTGAATCTCACCGGGATTCTGGAAAATCCATTGAATTTTTCGTGGGGAAAGACCATACGGCCAGCCATTAA
- a CDS encoding DUF6427 family protein, protein MLRRFFASSKPINFAVIAFIVIAFLITFLLANSPALSVWDLILRQLGVLLGFMITIGTLDFVVKKNVLTRKNSYAVLCFALFCLALPSVFLHLRIIFAGLFIMLALRRIFSLRSKTDTHKKIFDAAFWIFVASLFYFSSLLFLILLYFAILFYCAGNYRNWLMPFASLLVVALLSTTYAMYTGGIMNFIAGYRVLPTYDFTNYSSPELLVPLTFFLALYLWTSLKYFILLNAASQRHKPAFVLVLIASIIALVSAVGFAPVRDGSEFYFFFGPLAIISSRYVEKGKSKWFNELLLWAIVALPVVVLFFL, encoded by the coding sequence ATGCTAAGACGCTTCTTTGCTTCTTCAAAACCCATCAATTTTGCTGTCATTGCCTTTATTGTGATCGCTTTTCTGATCACTTTTCTGCTGGCCAATTCGCCGGCACTTTCCGTATGGGATCTTATCCTGCGTCAACTAGGTGTCCTTCTTGGTTTTATGATTACTATTGGTACGCTTGATTTTGTGGTGAAGAAAAATGTGCTTACCCGTAAAAATAGCTATGCAGTGCTGTGTTTTGCACTTTTTTGCCTTGCATTACCTTCTGTATTCCTCCATTTGCGTATTATTTTTGCCGGGCTCTTTATCATGTTGGCACTGCGCCGTATTTTCAGTTTACGATCTAAGACAGATACCCATAAAAAGATTTTTGATGCGGCCTTCTGGATTTTTGTTGCCTCCCTTTTTTATTTTTCGAGTTTATTGTTCTTGATCCTACTGTATTTCGCAATTCTCTTTTACTGTGCCGGTAATTACCGCAACTGGCTTATGCCCTTTGCTTCACTGCTCGTTGTGGCTTTGTTAAGTACCACTTATGCCATGTACACGGGTGGTATCATGAACTTTATAGCGGGCTATCGTGTTTTGCCCACCTATGATTTTACAAATTACAGCAGCCCAGAACTTCTTGTGCCCCTCACATTTTTTCTGGCACTTTATCTCTGGACAAGCTTGAAATATTTTATTTTACTCAATGCGGCCTCCCAGCGTCACAAACCAGCTTTTGTACTGGTACTTATTGCATCTATCATTGCGCTGGTCAGCGCAGTGGGTTTTGCACCGGTACGAGATGGCAGTGAATTTTATTTCTTTTTTGGCCCGCTGGCCATTATCAGTTCACGTTATGTTGAAAAGGGTAAAAGCAAGTGGTTCAATGAGCTTTTACTCTGGGCAATTGTTGCCTTACCGGTAGTGGTACTCTTTTTTCTGTAG
- a CDS encoding DUF4254 domain-containing protein yields the protein MITHTANRIFQKVIEVYHDKNDVDQPFKNLYDKEIDQLEHLLYKKCWIDTVQWHYEDIIRDPNINPEEALKLKRKIDASNQERTDMVEYIDSYFLEQYRGIDIKQDATINTESPAWALDRLSILALKIYHMREEADREDASNSHRTECQNKLDILLEQRADLTAAIDRLIRDIEEGHKYMKVYKQMKMYNDDELNPVLRGRKAK from the coding sequence ATGATTACACATACCGCCAACCGTATTTTTCAAAAGGTCATTGAAGTCTATCACGATAAGAATGACGTGGACCAGCCTTTTAAAAATTTATATGATAAAGAAATTGACCAGCTTGAACATTTGTTGTACAAAAAATGCTGGATTGACACGGTACAGTGGCATTATGAAGACATCATACGTGATCCCAATATCAACCCGGAGGAAGCGCTAAAACTGAAAAGAAAAATTGACGCTTCAAACCAGGAACGTACAGATATGGTAGAATATATTGACTCGTATTTTCTGGAGCAATACCGTGGTATTGACATTAAACAAGATGCCACTATAAATACCGAAAGTCCGGCCTGGGCGCTGGATCGTCTTTCTATTCTTGCATTGAAGATCTACCACATGCGTGAAGAAGCAGATCGTGAGGATGCCTCAAATTCCCACCGTACCGAATGTCAGAACAAGCTGGATATCCTACTGGAACAGCGCGCCGACCTAACCGCTGCAATAGACCGTTTGATAAGGGATATTGAAGAAGGTCATAAATACATGAAAGTCTATAAACAGATGAAGATGTATAACGACGACGAATTAAACCCGGTATTGCGTGGGCGAAAAGCTAAATAA
- a CDS encoding glycosyltransferase family 9 protein produces MGEKLNKNTAKNNTILVIRLSAMGDVAMTVPVLIALTSQYPHLRLTVLSKAFLKPLFEQLPQVTFKAAEVKGKHSGVGGLYKLFLELKRDKPTAVADLHGVIRSNVLGGFFRTAGIKVKKIDKGRKEKKALTRSKNKVFKPLRSTQERYVEVFEKLGFPIDLKQSYTLEKRSINKEISQKLAISGQKLIGFAPFAAHEGKKYPLNRVEEVIAELSKQKDQKILLFGGGKEEERQLELLTETHENVINVAGKFSFSEELDIISNLHVMVAMDSGNGHLAGIFGVPVITVWGVTHPYLGFAVYNQPQEHQIMANREDFPLIPTSVYGNKMPTGYEKVMEGIPAQKIVDQVNKVLGN; encoded by the coding sequence GTGGGCGAAAAGCTAAATAAAAATACCGCGAAGAATAACACAATTCTTGTTATCCGGTTGTCTGCTATGGGTGATGTGGCAATGACCGTCCCGGTGCTCATCGCGCTTACCTCACAATATCCTCACCTGCGGTTGACCGTATTGAGCAAAGCCTTCTTAAAACCGCTATTTGAACAGTTGCCACAGGTTACCTTCAAAGCTGCTGAAGTTAAGGGCAAACACAGCGGAGTAGGAGGTTTGTACAAATTGTTTCTCGAACTTAAAAGAGATAAACCTACCGCCGTAGCAGATCTCCATGGCGTAATTCGGTCTAATGTACTGGGTGGTTTTTTTAGGACTGCTGGTATCAAAGTTAAGAAAATTGACAAAGGCAGAAAGGAGAAAAAGGCACTGACCAGATCAAAAAATAAAGTTTTCAAACCCTTAAGATCCACCCAGGAACGCTATGTTGAGGTTTTTGAAAAACTGGGTTTCCCCATTGATTTAAAACAGTCCTACACCTTAGAAAAACGCTCAATTAATAAGGAAATAAGTCAAAAATTGGCCATTTCTGGTCAGAAATTGATCGGTTTTGCCCCTTTTGCTGCGCATGAAGGGAAGAAATATCCTTTAAATCGTGTAGAGGAAGTGATAGCTGAATTGTCAAAGCAAAAGGACCAAAAAATCCTGCTTTTTGGCGGTGGGAAAGAGGAAGAAAGACAACTTGAGCTTTTAACTGAAACGCACGAGAACGTAATTAACGTTGCCGGCAAATTCTCTTTTTCCGAAGAACTTGATATCATCTCAAATCTCCATGTAATGGTCGCGATGGACAGTGGGAACGGCCATCTTGCGGGAATTTTTGGGGTTCCGGTCATAACGGTGTGGGGCGTTACGCATCCTTATCTTGGTTTTGCGGTTTATAATCAACCACAAGAGCATCAAATCATGGCAAACAGGGAAGATTTTCCGTTGATCCCTACTTCGGTTTACGGTAATAAAATGCCTACTGGTTATGAAAAAGTGATGGAAGGTATTCCGGCTCAAAAAATTGTAGATCAGGTCAATAAAGTGTTGGGCAACTAA
- a CDS encoding UDP-2,3-diacylglucosamine diphosphatase, with product MNQPFTSINLSAGKKIYFSSDNHLGAPTAAESKPREKKFVKWLDTIKTDAEAIFLLGDLFDFWFEYKTVVPKGFVRVLGKLAELRDSGISIYFFVGNHDLWMNDYFKEELHIPVFHKPQVFQLGDKRFFIGHGDGLGPGDKGYKRMKKVFKAPFFQWLFRWVHPDVGVRLAQHLSVKNKLISGDEDSVFLGEENEWLAAYAKRKLETAHYDYFIFGHRHLPMQIQVGAHSTYHNLGDWINHYTYGVFDGKQFELKTFDPN from the coding sequence ATGAATCAACCTTTTACCAGCATAAACCTTTCTGCCGGGAAAAAAATTTATTTTTCCAGCGATAACCATCTTGGCGCCCCTACCGCAGCCGAGAGCAAACCCCGCGAAAAAAAATTCGTAAAATGGCTTGATACCATAAAAACAGACGCAGAGGCGATTTTTTTACTGGGTGATCTTTTTGATTTTTGGTTTGAATACAAAACAGTCGTTCCCAAAGGCTTTGTACGTGTCCTGGGCAAACTCGCCGAACTGCGTGACAGCGGTATATCTATTTATTTTTTTGTGGGCAATCACGACCTCTGGATGAATGATTACTTCAAAGAAGAACTCCATATTCCCGTTTTTCACAAACCGCAGGTTTTTCAACTGGGCGATAAACGATTTTTTATAGGCCACGGTGATGGTCTGGGACCTGGTGACAAAGGTTACAAGCGTATGAAAAAAGTCTTTAAAGCCCCTTTTTTTCAATGGCTTTTCAGATGGGTGCATCCAGACGTAGGGGTACGCCTTGCGCAGCATCTTTCGGTAAAGAACAAATTGATTTCTGGCGATGAAGATTCGGTTTTTTTAGGAGAAGAGAACGAGTGGCTCGCCGCGTATGCCAAAAGAAAACTGGAAACCGCGCACTATGATTATTTTATATTCGGTCATAGGCACTTGCCCATGCAAATTCAAGTAGGCGCTCATTCAACCTATCATAATCTGGGCGACTGGATCAACCACTATACGTATGGCGTTTTTGACGGGAAACAATTTGAACTCAAAACATTCGATCCTAATTAA
- a CDS encoding 6-pyruvoyl trahydropterin synthase family protein — protein sequence MSNIRITKLFSFETGHALYGYDGKCRNVHGHSYKLSVTVIGTPISDGEHVKFGMVIDFGDLKKIVKEEIVDVFDHATVFNKNTPHVDLANELSSRGHNVLLVDYQPTSEMMVIDFAEKIKQRLPKNISLFSLKLQETDTSFAEWYAADQSPQPPKGE from the coding sequence ATGAGTAACATACGCATTACCAAATTATTTTCATTTGAAACAGGGCACGCCCTCTATGGCTATGACGGGAAGTGCCGCAATGTACACGGCCATAGCTACAAGCTTTCGGTAACGGTGATAGGAACGCCCATAAGCGATGGGGAGCATGTAAAATTTGGGATGGTGATCGACTTTGGAGATCTTAAAAAGATTGTAAAAGAAGAAATTGTAGATGTTTTTGATCATGCGACCGTCTTTAATAAAAACACGCCACACGTTGATCTTGCAAACGAACTTTCTTCCCGTGGCCATAATGTGCTGCTCGTAGATTATCAGCCTACCAGCGAAATGATGGTCATAGATTTTGCCGAAAAAATCAAACAGCGCCTCCCTAAAAACATCAGTCTTTTTTCACTGAAACTACAGGAAACCGATACCAGCTTTGCAGAGTGGTATGCGGCAGATCAATCCCCCCAGCCCCCAAAGGGGGAGTAA